The following nucleotide sequence is from Nitrospirota bacterium.
ACTTGATAAGTACAAAATCACCAAAAGGGTGCCCGTAGGAATCATTTATCGATTTGAAATGGTCAAGGTCCAGCATAATGCAGGAGAGGGGCTGCAAATGTCTCTTTGACTTTTTGTATTCATTCTTGATTACCTCATGAAAGTGGCGGTGATTAAATAACCCGGTAAGGCCGTCCCTGATCGCCAGTTTTTCCAGTTTTGCAATGGACTCTTTAACGTCGTCTTCCAGTTTTTTTCTCTGTATGGCCCTGCGTATGGCCCTGCTCAAGGCCACTGTTTTTATTTCTTCTTTGGTCAGGTAATCATATGCGCCCTTGTCCATTGCCTCAACGCCGAGCTTTTCATTGCCTTCTTCAACGATCATGATCACAGGCATTTCTAATTTTCGCTTGCTTATCTCATCGAGTATTTTAATTCCGCTTGTGCCGTTAATTGTACGATTAATCAATAAAAGATCGAACTTGTCCCGCTCAGTCTTTTCCAGAATGTCTTTCCCGGTATGAGCGATATCGAATTTGTAACTGATATCATTATAATTGGCCAGGGTAGCTTTGATGGCCTCAATATTAGGATGGTTATTATCTGCCACTAAGATAAATACATCTTGTTTAGGCATGTTAAAATTTCCCTTCAGTTAAGGAGCGCTCTTTAATACGACTAAAAAAATAACAGATAAAAACTGTGCTTCTTCTTTTACAATGACTTATTATAGCTTTTCTAAATTTTACAATCAACTGTAAAATCTATATACACGAAATCTTCTCTTAATTGACAAATTAATCTTAATCTACCTATTATTAGTGACTAATTTTTCTGCACTTAAAATATCAATGTGCCTTAAAATTGTCAAGATAAATTTAATAGTTAGTGTTTAAATATTATGATGATGAAACTTATTGACGGCATTGAAAACTTAAAAGATAAGTTACCCTACCCTGTCCTGACAATCGGGAATTTTGACGGCGTGCATCTCGGTCACCAAGCTATCTTCAAGATGCTGATAGAAAGGGCGCGGGAGAAGAACGGAACGTCGATTGTTTTCACTTTTGTGCCTCACCCCCTGAGAGTCATTGCCCCTGAAAGGTCTCCAAAACTACTTACTACGTATAAGGACAAATTAAAGCTGATACAGGATTCCGGCATTGACGTTATAATCTGCACAAATTTCACTAAAGAGTTTGCCAATATCCCGGCGGAAAATTTTGTAACAGAGGTCCTGTGCAAGACTCTTGGGGTAAAAGAGATTTTCATCGGCTCCAACTACCTTTTTGGAAAAGGCAGGAGAGGGTCGCCTGAACTATTAAAGGAGCTTGGGGAAAAATGTGGTTTTGAGGTCACAATAGTTGACGAAATTAAAATCAGCAATACGCCTCTCAGCAGCTCCGGGATAAGGACCCTCGTCGCAAAAGGAAAGGTCGATGAGGCGGCGGTATTGCTGGGAAGATTATACTCTGTGGAAGGCATCGTTGTGGAAGGGGCAAAAAGAGGCAAAAGCCTCCTGAATGTGCCGACAGCAAATCTCATAACCGCCAACGAACTGCTCCCTAAAGACGGTGTATATGCTGTCATTGCGGAGATAGACGGGAAAAAATACGGAGGGGCCACCAACATAGGTTACAACCCCACCTTTGAAGAAAAGAAATTCAGCTTTGAGACGCATATCCTGAATTTCAGCGGCGAGCTTCTCGGTAAAACCATAAAGATCTACTTTGTCAAAAGAATAAGGGACGAGATGAAATTTTCCTCAGCCGATGCCCTCGCCGCGCAAATGAAAAAAGATATTGAGGACATAAGAAACATCGTTAAAAATCATATCGCCTGATCGACTTTCCACATATCAGATAATCCTGCCCGCACCTTGCTACTCTTTCCTTTAATCCAGTTTCAAGTTAAAATATTCATGTAGGACACTGTTCCAATGGTTAGTGAAATGAATAGAGTTGAGAGTTATGAATGAAAGGTTACGGAGTTCGACACATAAGTTAGCGTCATGCCCGAAGTTCTTAATCGGGTATCCAGTTCCTTTAATTCTCTCTGGATTCCCGCTTACTGACTGCGGGAATGACGAACTATCGAGCCGTTATAAACTCATTAGCAACTTTCAACTTTTAACTTAGGTAAAACGAATTATGGATGAAATTAAATTTGATCCGAATGAAGGGACCGAGGTAAAAGAGCGGCAGGAGGTAAAGACCCCCTCGCTATATAAAGTGTTCCTCATTAATGACGATTACACAACCATGGATTTTGTAGTCCATGTCCTTGAAAAGGTGTTTCACAAACCGCCTGTTGAGGCCACTCAGATAATGCTGCACGTCCATAAAAACGGAAAAGGGCTTGCCGGTGTTTACACACGCGAGATCGCCGAAACAAAGATAGAGACCGTTCACGAACTGGCACAGCAAAGTAACTACCCTTTAAAATGCACAATGGAGAAAGAATGATAAACAAAGAACTGGAACTATCAATAGAGGCCACTATCAGAGATGCTGAGTCAAGACACCACGAATACCTGACCGTCGAACACGTCCTGTTCGCCGTCCTCCACAATGACTGGGGGATTGACGTTATTACCAACTGCGGTGGGAGTGTTTCAAAGCTGAAGGCCTTGCTGGAAGATTTTTTCAATAAAAAGGTCCCGAAGCTCGTCGAGAATTCCGACACGTATCCTGAACCTACAATTGCATTTAGAAGAGTGATACAGACCGCGGTCAACCATGTGAGGTCCGCGGAGAAACAGGAGACTGACGCAGGCGATATCCTCTCGGCGATTTTCCTTGAACGGGACTCTCACGCGGTGTACTTTCTTGAGTCCGAAGGGATCACGCGTCTTGACGTGCTGAATTACGTTTCTCATGGGATAACAAAAGCAGGAGATAAATTTTCAGATGAAAATCTCAATGAACCTGAAGCGATGCCTGATAAAAAACAGGCCCCAAAAAACGACACCTTAAAACAATTCACCGTGGACCTCGTTCAGAAGGCGGCTGATGGCGGCATTGACCCTCTTGTGGGCAGGGAAAACGAACTGAAGCGGACCATCCAGGTTCTCTGCAGACGGAAGAAGAATAATATAGTTTTTGTCGGAGATCCGGGGGTCGGCAAGACCGCGATCGTTGAAGGGCTGGCCCTGAAAATTCATAAAGAGGAAGTGCCGGATATCTTAAAAAACGCCCACATCTATTCCCTTGATATGGGAGGGCTGCTTGCCGGAACAAAATACCGCGGCGACTTTGAGGCCCGTCTGAAGACAACCATAAAAGGCCTTGAGGCAATACCTGACGCAATCCTCTTCATAGACGAAATACACACTATCGTCGGGGCCGGTGCGACAAGCGGCGGCTCAATGGACGCGTCAAATATCCTGAAGCCTATTTTGAATTCGGGTAAATTACGCTGCATCGGCGCCAGCACGTATGAGGAATACAAAAACTATTTCGAGAAAGACCGCGCCCTCTCAAGGCGCTTTCAGAAAATAGAGGTCCATGAGCCTGATGTCAATGAAACATACCAGATATTGAAAGGCCTGAAATCTTATTATGAAGAATATCACGGCGTGAAATACACCGACACTGCCTTGAAAACCGCGGCCGGACTTTCGGCCAAGTATATTAATGACAAATATCTCCCTGACAAGGCGATTGATGTCATTGATGAGGCAGGCGCGTTGTTAAAGCTTTCCCCTTCGTTTAAGACCAAGAAGACCGTAGGACTGTATGAGATCGAAGATGTTGTCGCCAAGATAGCGAAGATACCGAAACGCAATGTCTCGACATCGGACATGGACAAACTGAAAAAACTCGAAGACGAATTGAAACACGCGGTCTTCGGGCAGGAAGAAGCCCTGCATTCCCTTGCCTCTTCGATCAAACGCGCGCGCGCTGGACTTGGTCCGCAGGAAAGGCCCATCGGGTCTTTTCTCTTTACCGGCCCCACAGGCGTTGGAAAGACCGAGGCGTCAAAGACGATTGCCACTGTCCTCGGCATCCAGTTCATACGCTTCGACATGAGTGAATACATGGAGAAGCACACTGTCTCAAGATTGATCGGAGCGCCTCCGGGCTATGTTGGTTTTGACCAGGGAGGACTCCTGACCGACGCTGTCAGAAAACATCCTCACAGCGTGCTCCTTCTGGATGAGATCGAGAAGGCGCATCCCGACATATTCAGCATCCTCCTTCAAGTTATGGATTACGCAACATTGACCGACAACAACGGCAAGAAGGCCGACTTCCGCAACGTCATCCTCATCATGACGTCAAACGCCGGGACAACCGAAATGAGCAGGGGCGTAGTCGGTTTTGGAGACAGGACACAGGACACACGCTCAAAAGGCAAAGACGCGATAACCCGTCTGTTCAGCACGGAGTTCAGGAACCGCCTTGATTCCACTATCACATTCAATTCACTTACACCGGAGATAATGAAAAAGGTAGTGGACAAATTCATCTCTGAATTGCAGCGGCAGCTTGACGAGAAAAAGGTCGTCATAACTGTCTCTGATAATGCCAAGAACTATCTTGCGGAGCGCGGATATGACCCGCAGCTTGGCGCGCGTCCTCTCGGAAGGCTGATGCAAAAAGAGATAAAAGACGTCTTGTCCGAAGAAGTGCTTTTCGGCAACCTCATCAAAGGGGGAAAAGTTCTTATTGATTTGGAGAAAGACAAAATAACCTTTGACTACCAACAATAATAATATTTTTACTGGAACTTTCTTGAAGGTCATTCAAGGCAGTTGAAAAAATAAATTTCGATACCTTAAGCGCAGACTTATCAGGCGCTAAAATTTCTTTAAGTTTAAAATACCGGAAGCATCATCGCTTGAAAGAATATCATCGAGTTATTTATTTTAGAAACTGCCTTGAATGACCTTCATCCAATTTGATAAATGCCGATCTTCAGACTTTCAAAAGAACTTATCTTCCCTCCCCCTCATCTCGCGGAAGACAACGGCCTTCTCGCAGTGGGAGGAAACTTAAGCGAAGAGCGCCTGCTACTCGCTTATTCGATGGGAATATTTCCGTGGTATTCAGAAGACGACCCCATTCTTTGGTGGTCTCCTGATCCGCGTCTCGTCCTGCTTACTGAAGATCTAAAAGTGTCCCGCAGCCTCAGTCAGACAATTAAGAAGGGCATATTTAAAGTCACCCTTGACACCGCCTTTGAACAAGTTATTAGAAATTGCGCCTCGGTCCACCTTCAGGACAAAGGCGATACCTGGATCACAAATGAAATGGTCGAGGCGTACATCGCCCTTCATCACTCAGGTTACGCGCACTCGGTTGAGAGCTGGTTTGAAGGCAAACTCGTTGGAGGGCTTTACGGGATTTCACTCGGCTCCGCATTTTTCGGGGAATCCATGTTCGCAAAGAAAAGCGACTCCTCTAAAGTCGCGTTTGCCACCCTGGTCCAGCAGCTCATCAGATGGAATTTCACACTGATCGACTGCCAGGTCACCACCGAGCATCTCAAAAGCTTCGGCGCGCAGGACATACCGCGAAGTGATTTTCTAATGATGCTGAAATCAGCCCTGAAGTCGCCGACAAAGAAAGGCAACTGGAAGCTTGACGACACCGGCAGTGTCCAGCAAAAAAGAACATTAAAGAAGTGCTGAGAATTTGTTTATGTATCGCTCGCATGACGGATTTTTTCAAAATTCGTGACGGGTGAGTCTTTGCCCTTGAGCAAAGGTGTCATCTGTAAAGCACTGCTGTAATCCCACTAAGTAATAACACCGCCATCCCCAAACAAAAATTCACTTTGATCAAATTTAGAGATACTTTCTGTAAAAATGATTTTTGGGAAACGGATTCCGTTCTTGCAATCCTGGGAGACAATATCAAGCCTCTATAAAAATGCACAACAACCATCCCTAATACCAATACATGCTTTACAATTAAAACCCATGTCCATTTGTTGGAACTTGTTAATGCAATCCCTGTAACAATTATGAAAATGATGCTATAGTTCGCTAAGGGAGTAAATCTTTTAGAAATTTCGCCCATCAGCTTACCAGCGTCGGCACCTAAAACCTGCTTGGCTGTCGGTATTGCAATAAAAAGGACAAAAGTAATTCCTCCAATCCATATGACTGTTGCAACAAGATGTAGCCAATAAGAAACCGCTAATATTAACTCTCTCATTTTCTCCTCCGTGTGATTTTAAAGAATGAGGGTGGATTGATTTTTTCAACCCACCCTCACAAGCGCATTGTTTATTTCTTCTTCGTGAGCGGAATACAGCCGCAGCCGCAGGAACTTTTTGAATCGCTCTTGATTTCGGCGTTCTTTTCTTCAGGATGTTCTTTTGTCTCTTTTTTAATGTCCTTTGTCATCTTTATCACCTCCTTTCAATTTAAGTTTATGCTCATTTACTTATATGATTAAGCAAAAAAAAATATCCGCTATTTACACTTGGTAACTCTTTTATGCAGTTGTTTTATCTCCACGTGCCCGCCTGAACAGCCACAAGTACAAATACGATTAAGCCTCTCCCTGCATTTTTCGAGGGTGTCTCTATTTAGAGAATAATAAATCCAGTAACCCTGCCTCTCATCCTTTACAAGTCCCGCGCTTTTAAGAACTCTCAAATGCTGAGATACCGCTGACTGTGTTATTCCCAACGCATCAGCTAACGCATTGACACTCATGGGCTCTTTTTTCAGTAATTCGATAATTTCTATTCGCTTATCGACTGAAAGCAGTTTAAATAATTCTGCGGATTCTTTCATGATTATTTCTTACCTTTAAGTATATTAGCATGAACTAATATTAACCAAGTGAAATTATATTGTCAAGCAATTTTTTGTGGGTCTAATGTATGCGTCACTATGCTATGTAAGGGTTATGGGAGATAAAGGCTTATTAGGACAGCTGGTGGTGCCAGTATGGATTCGACAGCACTTCCGGCGGGCCGCTTAGCCGCCCCAGCCGATGCTGATCACTATGGCGTCGGCGGGACAGAACTCCTG
It contains:
- a CDS encoding bifunctional riboflavin kinase/FAD synthetase translates to MKLIDGIENLKDKLPYPVLTIGNFDGVHLGHQAIFKMLIERAREKNGTSIVFTFVPHPLRVIAPERSPKLLTTYKDKLKLIQDSGIDVIICTNFTKEFANIPAENFVTEVLCKTLGVKEIFIGSNYLFGKGRRGSPELLKELGEKCGFEVTIVDEIKISNTPLSSSGIRTLVAKGKVDEAAVLLGRLYSVEGIVVEGAKRGKSLLNVPTANLITANELLPKDGVYAVIAEIDGKKYGGATNIGYNPTFEEKKFSFETHILNFSGELLGKTIKIYFVKRIRDEMKFSSADALAAQMKKDIEDIRNIVKNHIA
- the clpS gene encoding ATP-dependent Clp protease adapter ClpS — its product is MDEIKFDPNEGTEVKERQEVKTPSLYKVFLINDDYTTMDFVVHVLEKVFHKPPVEATQIMLHVHKNGKGLAGVYTREIAETKIETVHELAQQSNYPLKCTMEKE
- the clpA gene encoding ATP-dependent Clp protease ATP-binding subunit ClpA, translated to MINKELELSIEATIRDAESRHHEYLTVEHVLFAVLHNDWGIDVITNCGGSVSKLKALLEDFFNKKVPKLVENSDTYPEPTIAFRRVIQTAVNHVRSAEKQETDAGDILSAIFLERDSHAVYFLESEGITRLDVLNYVSHGITKAGDKFSDENLNEPEAMPDKKQAPKNDTLKQFTVDLVQKAADGGIDPLVGRENELKRTIQVLCRRKKNNIVFVGDPGVGKTAIVEGLALKIHKEEVPDILKNAHIYSLDMGGLLAGTKYRGDFEARLKTTIKGLEAIPDAILFIDEIHTIVGAGATSGGSMDASNILKPILNSGKLRCIGASTYEEYKNYFEKDRALSRRFQKIEVHEPDVNETYQILKGLKSYYEEYHGVKYTDTALKTAAGLSAKYINDKYLPDKAIDVIDEAGALLKLSPSFKTKKTVGLYEIEDVVAKIAKIPKRNVSTSDMDKLKKLEDELKHAVFGQEEALHSLASSIKRARAGLGPQERPIGSFLFTGPTGVGKTEASKTIATVLGIQFIRFDMSEYMEKHTVSRLIGAPPGYVGFDQGGLLTDAVRKHPHSVLLLDEIEKAHPDIFSILLQVMDYATLTDNNGKKADFRNVILIMTSNAGTTEMSRGVVGFGDRTQDTRSKGKDAITRLFSTEFRNRLDSTITFNSLTPEIMKKVVDKFISELQRQLDEKKVVITVSDNAKNYLAERGYDPQLGARPLGRLMQKEIKDVLSEEVLFGNLIKGGKVLIDLEKDKITFDYQQ
- a CDS encoding leucyl/phenylalanyl-tRNA--protein transferase, coding for MPIFRLSKELIFPPPHLAEDNGLLAVGGNLSEERLLLAYSMGIFPWYSEDDPILWWSPDPRLVLLTEDLKVSRSLSQTIKKGIFKVTLDTAFEQVIRNCASVHLQDKGDTWITNEMVEAYIALHHSGYAHSVESWFEGKLVGGLYGISLGSAFFGESMFAKKSDSSKVAFATLVQQLIRWNFTLIDCQVTTEHLKSFGAQDIPRSDFLMMLKSALKSPTKKGNWKLDDTGSVQQKRTLKKC
- a CDS encoding DUF4149 domain-containing protein; translated protein: MRELILAVSYWLHLVATVIWIGGITFVLFIAIPTAKQVLGADAGKLMGEISKRFTPLANYSIIFIIVTGIALTSSNKWTWVLIVKHVLVLGMVVVHFYRGLILSPRIARTESVSQKSFLQKVSLNLIKVNFCLGMAVLLLSGITAVLYR
- a CDS encoding winged helix-turn-helix transcriptional regulator produces the protein MKESAELFKLLSVDKRIEIIELLKKEPMSVNALADALGITQSAVSQHLRVLKSAGLVKDERQGYWIYYSLNRDTLEKCRERLNRICTCGCSGGHVEIKQLHKRVTKCK